GGAGGCGGCAGTCGTGGATCCCGCGATGACGCGGTGGCATCGCCGCTCCAGGACGTAGCCCTTCTCGCCGACCCGTTCCGGATCCTGGAGCACGTCCCGTTCGGCTTCGACCGCGACGACGTGGCCATGGTGTCCATGGCGCGCGTGGACTGGCGCGAGACCTCCGACTCCCACGAGATCGTCGTCGACGTGCCAGGGATGAGGAAGGAGGACCTAAAGGTGGAGATCGAGGAGAACCGGGTGCTGCGGatcagcggcgagcggcggcgggaggTGGAAGAACGGAAGGGCGACCACTGGCACCGGGAGGAGCGCTCCTACGGCAAGTTCTGGCGCCAGATGCGCCTCCCCGACAACGCGGACCTCGATTCCATCGCCGCGAGCCTTGACGCCGGCGTCCTCACCGTgcgcttccggaagctggcgcccgaACAGATCAAGGGCCCGCGCGTGGTTGGCATCGCCGGGGGCGACGATAGCTCCGCTGCCAAGAAGACCATCGGCGACGCCGGTGCCGCTGGAGGCGAAGAGCGCCAGACCAAGAAAGTCGAGCTCTGAATCCTGAACTCTGCACTGCGCAGAGTACCAATGTTCTTACCACTTTCTAGTACGCGCTTGTCAGTTCCGCTTCTCAGTACAGCGTGTGGAAAAATGTGATGTACTATTTTGAATGTAAAAGCGACACTGAGTAGTCGATTCACTCTAGCATGTAAGAGAAGTTCACCGAGGAAATAAGAAACCACAGATCACTTTGTTTTGCCCGTGTTGAGAACATTCATACTTTATTGATTGATTTTTCTCTCATCAATACATTCATTCACACTGAGATATACTATGAATCATCCAGATGGACCAGATCTATACATAACTATGTCTAGACATTATCTGGACTGGATAGAGCGGCAGATTAACAGTGAGGTTTGTTTCCACAAGCACAATTTATTTCTTCACCAACAGGAACATAGACAGGACAGAAGGTGGTTCATCCTAGATGACATCCTCGAATATGACCTTTGTGATGTGGCCATCAACTGTTCCAGGTGAGCAATGAGCCGAATAGTAGAAGCTTTTCACAACGTGGAGAAAAGTCTGCCTGGTTTCTCTGTTGATGCCATGGGCACCCTGATGAACACGCCAAAGACAGCTCTTGCATCTCCAAATCAACTTGCCGGTCCAAGTCCTCTGTACCCACACTTCCACCATTCTGTTCTCAGAATCGAACATTTTTTTGTTACAGATACCATACAAGTATGCAACGTACACGTATACATGGATTCAGGGTATACGATGCATGTACATACGCACCTGAGCATGAACTTTTGCGGCAAGCTTGCGGCAGATGGAAGAGATGAGCTGCTCGAGCTGGGAGTAGTCCCAAAAGTTCAGTTTCTGCTCGGCGGAGACATGCCTTCCCGAGCAGATCTCGACTGTGCGAACCAGCAGCAGTGCTGTATCCCCGTCAATGGAT
The window above is part of the Triticum aestivum cultivar Chinese Spring chromosome 2A, IWGSC CS RefSeq v2.1, whole genome shotgun sequence genome. Proteins encoded here:
- the LOC123185520 gene encoding 23.2 kDa heat shock protein: MSTRCFLALGCIAVAAMSLAVAPADGAILPWFGSGGGSRGSRDDAVASPLQDVALLADPFRILEHVPFGFDRDDVAMVSMARVDWRETSDSHEIVVDVPGMRKEDLKVEIEENRVLRISGERRREVEERKGDHWHREERSYGKFWRQMRLPDNADLDSIAASLDAGVLTVRFRKLAPEQIKGPRVVGIAGGDDSSAAKKTIGDAGAAGGEERQTKKVEL